From Salmo salar chromosome ssa04, Ssal_v3.1, whole genome shotgun sequence, one genomic window encodes:
- the aldh3a2b gene encoding aldehyde dehydrogenase family 3 member A2b, protein MSREQKAVERARKAFLTGRSKPLEHRIRQLKNLQRFLLEREKEIAEAIKKDLNKSEAGTQLYETLGLEGEIVLAVKKLAEWAAPRPVEKNLLTISDTVYIQPEPLGVVLIIGAWNYPWAVTIQPLIGAIAAGNAAVVKPSEVCVHTAKVMEDLLPAYIDKELYPVVTGGVSETQELLRQRFDHVFYTGNSMVGKLVMEAAAKHLTPITLELGGKSPCYIDKNCDIPIACRRVTWGKYSNCGQTCIAPDYILCEPSIQGRVLEEIKKSIKAFYTEDPKTCPDYGRIINQRHFKRIMAMTEDSTIAIGGDSDESTCYIAPTVLKDVQVNSKVMQEEIFGPLLPILTVSGVDEAINFINKGEKPLALYIFSPDDKVIKKVIAETSSGGVLANDCLVHYSVSALPFGGVGNSGMGSYHGKFSFDNLSHLRGCLIKQLKMEGVNDMRYPPHTAKKLFWARFFILKNPDLGWLGRMTLLAIFAVVAAVVLQRYLQ, encoded by the exons ATGTCCCGTGAGCAGAAGGCGGTGGAGCGCGCGAGGAAAGCGTTCCTCACCGGGAGGTCGAAGCCCTTAGAACACCGGATCCGCCAGCTGAAAAACCTCCAGAGATTCCtcttggagagagagaaggagatagctGAGGCCATCAAGAAAGACCTTAACAAG AGTGAGGCAGGCACCCAGCTGTATGAGACACTGGGCCTGGAAGGGGAGATTGTCCTTGCAGTGAAGAAGCTGGCAGAGTGGGCTGCCCCCCGGCCTGTTGAGAAGAACCTCCTGACCATCTCAGACACGGTTTACATCCAGCCTGAACCGCTGGGAGTGGTGCTCATCATAGGAGCATGGAACTACCCCTGGGCCGTCACCATACAGCCGCTTATAGGGGCTATCGCTGCAG GCAACGCTGCTGTGGTGAAGCCGTCTGAGGTGTGTGTCCACACCGCCAAGGTTATGGAGGACCTGCTGCCCGCCTACatagacaag GAGTTGTACCCAGTGGTGACAGGGGGTGTCTCAGAGACCCAGGAGTTGCTGCGTCAGCGGTTCGACCATGTGTTCTACACAGGGAACAGCATGGTGGGTAAACTGGTGATGGAGGCAGCAGCCAAACACCTCACCCCCATTACCTTGGAGCTGGGGGGCAAGAGCCCCTGTTACATCGACAAGAACTGTGACATCCCCATCGCCTGCCg gCGTGTGACATGGGGGAAGTATTCTAACTGTGGGCAGACGTGTATCGCTCCAGACTACATCCTGTGTGAGCCCAGCATCCAGGGCCGCGTGCTGGAGGAGATCAAGAAGTCCATCAAA GCCTTCTACACAGAGGACCCCAAGACCTGCCCCGACTACGGACGCATTATCAACCAGCGCCACTTCAAACGCATCATGGCCATGACAGAGGACAGCACCATCGCTATAGGAGGGGATAGTGATGAGTCAACGTGCTACATAG CTCCTACAGTACTGAAGGACGTGCAGGTGAACTCCAAGGTGATGCAGGAGGAGATTTTTGGTCCCCTGCTCCCCATCCTGACGGTCAGTGGAGTGGACGAGGCCATCAACTTCATCAACAAGGGAGAGAAACCCCTCGCCCTCTATATCTTCTCACCTGATGACAAG GTGATAAAGAAAGTGATAGCAGAGACCTCCAGTGGAGGAGTGTTGGCTAATGACTGTCTTGTGCACTACTCTGTCAGTGCACTGCCCTTTGGTGGAGTGG GTAACAGTGGTATGGGCAGCTACCACGGCAAGTTCAGCTTTGACAACCTGAGCCACCTGAGGGGCTGTCTTATCAAGCAGCTGAAGATGGAGGGGGTTAACGACATGCGCTACCCTCCCCATACTGCCAAGAAACTGTTCTGGGCACGCTTCTTCATCCTCAAAAATCCTGACCTGGGGTGGTTAGGCCGCATGACGCTGCTCGCTATCTTCGCTGTGGTGGCTGCTGTGGTGCTACAG agATATCTTCAGTGA